From a single Candidatus Auribacterota bacterium genomic region:
- the dnaJ gene encoding molecular chaperone DnaJ: MTTKRDYYEILGVPRNAPADALKKAYRKLALRYHPDKNPGDKNAEEQFKQVSEAYEVLSDPQKRQQYDHFGHAGLRGGPSGFGGFGVDLEEALRTFMSAFGGGGSIFDDFFGFTGRRRGPEHGSDLRYDLEITLEEAASGCKKEISFPCLASCPDCGGSGAQQGTSRVACQACGGAGIVERRVQGFFGWSIQQHECPQCAGAGTIARDPCHRCRGEGRVRRKKKIVVHVPPGVELGSRLQVSGEGEGGAHGAAAGNLYIIIHVTEHELFQRHGDDILCEIPISFVTAALGGTIDIPTISGKAQLAIPPGTQSGKTFRLRGKGMPNVNGLGRGDQYVKVFLEIPVGITEEQKQLLKKFAELGGERLYPMSSSFFAKAKKFFTG, translated from the coding sequence ATGACCACCAAAAGAGACTACTACGAAATACTGGGCGTTCCGAGGAATGCCCCTGCTGACGCGCTGAAGAAAGCGTACCGCAAACTGGCGCTCCGCTACCATCCCGACAAAAACCCGGGAGACAAGAACGCCGAGGAGCAGTTCAAACAGGTATCAGAGGCCTATGAAGTTCTGAGCGACCCTCAGAAGCGGCAGCAGTATGATCATTTCGGCCACGCGGGGCTCAGGGGGGGCCCCAGTGGCTTCGGCGGTTTCGGCGTCGATCTCGAGGAGGCCCTTCGCACCTTCATGTCCGCCTTCGGCGGAGGCGGGAGCATCTTTGACGACTTCTTCGGGTTTACCGGCCGCCGCCGCGGGCCTGAGCACGGCTCAGATCTCCGCTACGATCTCGAAATCACCCTCGAGGAGGCTGCATCCGGCTGCAAGAAAGAGATCTCCTTCCCATGCCTCGCCTCCTGCCCGGACTGCGGCGGGAGCGGCGCGCAGCAGGGAACATCCCGCGTCGCCTGCCAGGCGTGCGGTGGCGCCGGCATTGTTGAACGCAGGGTGCAGGGTTTCTTCGGATGGAGCATACAGCAGCATGAGTGCCCTCAGTGCGCGGGCGCGGGAACGATCGCCAGGGATCCCTGTCATCGATGCCGTGGCGAAGGAAGAGTGCGGCGGAAAAAGAAGATCGTGGTTCATGTCCCGCCGGGCGTGGAACTGGGTTCCAGGCTCCAGGTTTCAGGAGAGGGCGAGGGAGGCGCGCACGGCGCCGCGGCGGGGAATCTGTACATCATCATCCACGTCACGGAGCATGAGCTCTTCCAGCGTCATGGCGACGACATCCTGTGCGAGATCCCCATAAGCTTTGTCACCGCGGCGCTGGGCGGCACCATTGACATCCCCACAATAAGCGGGAAGGCGCAACTGGCCATCCCGCCGGGCACACAGTCGGGAAAAACCTTCAGGCTCAGGGGGAAGGGCATGCCCAACGTCAACGGCCTCGGGAGAGGCGATCAGTACGTGAAGGTGTTCCTGGAGATTCCCGTCGGCATCACCGAGGAACAGAAACAGCTCCTCAAGAAGTTCGCCGAGCTCGGCGGAGAGAGATTGTACCCGATGAGCAGCTCATTCTTCGCGAAGGCCAAAAAATTTTTCACCGGTTGA
- a CDS encoding nucleotide exchange factor GrpE — translation MHKSHEKKHESKDVRSKLEIAMEKAETMAHGAPPEGKEGRSEAHLPEDELRALREKAARADAYYDRLLRTAADFENYKKRIERERSDILTLAREALMAELIVVLDNFERARAAAGAHADSKQIIDGVKLIQKQLLTVLQKNGLQPIEAIGQPFNPELHEAIAEVKTDECPDGTVLAEQLKGYTLDRRLLRPAVVTVSKSSAEAGEPVKSGTAERSAHGQGATDQPPNP, via the coding sequence ATGCACAAGAGCCATGAAAAAAAACACGAGAGTAAAGACGTGAGGAGCAAATTAGAGATCGCCATGGAGAAAGCCGAAACAATGGCGCACGGGGCGCCCCCCGAGGGGAAGGAGGGGCGCTCGGAGGCGCACCTGCCGGAGGACGAGCTGCGTGCACTGCGGGAGAAGGCAGCCAGGGCGGATGCGTACTACGATCGCCTGCTGAGGACGGCGGCCGATTTTGAGAACTACAAGAAGCGCATCGAGCGGGAGCGCAGCGATATCCTCACGCTCGCACGCGAAGCGCTTATGGCTGAACTCATCGTGGTGCTCGACAATTTTGAGCGCGCGCGCGCGGCCGCTGGCGCCCACGCTGATTCGAAGCAGATCATTGATGGCGTCAAGCTCATCCAGAAGCAGCTCCTCACGGTGCTCCAGAAGAATGGCCTGCAACCGATCGAGGCGATCGGCCAACCCTTCAACCCCGAGCTCCATGAAGCCATTGCAGAGGTCAAAACGGACGAGTGTCCCGACGGCACGGTGCTTGCTGAACAACTCAAGGGCTACACGCTCGACCGCAGGTTGCTGAGACCGGCAGTCGTCACGGTTTCAAAGAGCAGCGCGGAGGCGGGCGAACCGGTGAAATCGGGAACCGCCGAGCGAAGCGCTCATGGACAGGGTGCAACTGATCAGCCTCCGAACCCCTGA
- the alr gene encoding alanine racemase codes for MLEQEQSRCGPLTSKNDRTSMEKLYKTWAEIDLGAVRENIAAIRSRLGRAVKLLAVVKADAYGHGMIQISRAALEAGVSWLGVSNICEALTLRKSFPGARILILSAGMAGHAGAIVRHRITPVICSHEMLDAVSRAALKAKRIVDIHIVVDTGMGRIGVWHEGAFDFIKRARRTKGVRLRGICSHFACAAERDLFFTKLQLDRFKRLILRCERAGIRFALKHIANSGAILGLPSSSLNLVRLGIMMYGVYPSQEVIKSIPIRPALTLKTEICFLKNVRKGRSISYCRSYVTYRDTRVATIPIGYGDGYSRLLSNRGEVLVRGQRAPVIGNVTMDQTMIDVGHISGAQVGDEVVLIGRQGENEITLNEVADLTGTIPYDVMCAMGKQVQHRIYIQDKIKTSKSKPPHKLKIIIPKSKTI; via the coding sequence ATGCTCGAACAGGAGCAGTCGCGGTGCGGGCCGCTCACCTCTAAAAACGATCGCACGTCAATGGAAAAGCTCTACAAGACCTGGGCTGAGATCGACCTCGGCGCAGTCAGGGAAAACATCGCCGCAATCCGCAGCAGGCTCGGGCGGGCGGTGAAGCTCCTCGCCGTCGTCAAAGCAGATGCGTACGGACACGGCATGATTCAGATCTCTCGCGCCGCCCTCGAAGCGGGGGTGAGCTGGCTCGGCGTCTCGAACATCTGCGAGGCGCTCACGCTGCGAAAATCATTCCCCGGGGCGCGCATTCTCATTCTCAGCGCGGGAATGGCGGGTCACGCCGGCGCGATCGTGCGGCACCGGATTACCCCCGTCATCTGCTCCCATGAGATGCTCGATGCGGTCTCGCGAGCCGCCCTCAAGGCGAAGAGAATCGTCGATATCCATATCGTCGTCGATACCGGGATGGGGCGGATCGGCGTCTGGCACGAGGGGGCGTTTGACTTCATCAAACGGGCGCGGCGGACAAAGGGGGTCCGGCTCCGGGGAATATGCTCCCACTTCGCCTGCGCGGCCGAGAGGGATCTGTTCTTCACAAAGCTGCAGCTCGACAGATTTAAACGGCTGATCCTGCGCTGCGAACGCGCCGGCATCCGCTTTGCGCTGAAGCACATCGCCAACAGCGGCGCCATTCTCGGGTTGCCGTCGTCCTCCCTCAATCTCGTCCGCCTGGGAATCATGATGTACGGAGTCTACCCATCTCAAGAGGTGATCAAGAGCATCCCCATTCGACCCGCCCTCACGCTCAAGACTGAAATCTGCTTCCTGAAAAATGTCCGGAAGGGCCGCTCCATCAGCTATTGCCGGAGCTACGTCACCTACCGTGACACGCGGGTGGCGACCATCCCGATCGGCTACGGCGACGGCTACAGCAGGCTCCTCTCCAACAGGGGCGAGGTGCTCGTGCGGGGCCAGCGGGCTCCGGTCATCGGCAATGTCACCATGGACCAGACGATGATCGATGTCGGCCACATCTCCGGGGCGCAGGTGGGGGACGAGGTGGTGCTGATCGGGAGGCAGGGAGAGAATGAGATCACGCTCAATGAGGTCGCGGATCTCACCGGCACCATTCCCTACGATGTCATGTGCGCAATGGGGAAGCAGGTCCAGCACCGCATTTACATACAGGATAAAATCAAAACTTCAAAATCCAAACCTCCACACAAGCTCAAAATCATAATTCCAAAATCCAAAACCATATGA
- a CDS encoding PQQ-binding-like beta-propeller repeat protein: MKKAGEEVEASTVLTEVRYATALVAVVVLLWSIIGYGQVEPWPMLHYDAPHGGKSPDSGPRIPALAWSYSISVAVDSSAAVSTTTVYIGSADNNLYSFSSIGSFLWSYTSAGDTTSAAIATDLVYITSSDNNLYGITNLTGQLSWSYAAGGDIVTSPVLSSAGTIYFGALDERAYSINSDGSFLWSYRSSPIYTNPALGLDRLYVGNDSNSLLWLDASTGALLGSAGAGTASLALGATDKVYYGAVDNNLYSLNSDGTTRWVFPVSGTASVSSIPAIGTDKIYVGSQDNNLYSVFDSDGLLSWSYTAGGEITSSPALDSSERVYVGSQDNIMYGINSDGTLLWSYTTPNGIVSSPAISPDTVYVGSGDNRLYVIVEGPTETPTITPTPTITPTPTITDTPTITPTPTETETPTPTPLPGYVVSGANYADANGTYCKQVFKYNGCYVYQKAGTGLQIRYEGAGDDYWYMYDGAWGLWLYKIAADEDCFTDLTGTWSDAGGGLPVPVVVMGCEDTPTPTPTETPTPYESLHPWPMFHHDVRRTGKSDLDGPSSPILKWSYKTGDDLFSSPAVSSIGKVYTGSDDNNLYSFKSDGSLLWSYTTADIVRSSPAIGIDTVWVGSQDNHLYCLFQTGLLSWSYETGSWIRSSPAISNIGTVYVGSVDDRLYKIDSNGSLLWSYKAGIYIGYSSPALSLADKVYIGSEDNRIYCLTNQDALLFWSYETGDEIASSPALSSTDTVYVGSHDNRLYSIDSLGALLWSYETGNYFDLASSPSISTDTVWIGSTDNHIYCLRQDGKLSWSYETGDKIWTSPTIGAADTVYIGSSDGNIYSIDSSGSLLWSYIIGSWIGSSAAIGTDTVYIGSYSSALYVITQPTPVPPPPEHPWPMFRHDPLRTGVSPLNGPVGPVLLWSYVISFTSGFVDSSPAVGLDGHIYIGSDDNSIFSISGDGALIWSYGTSDGITSSPAIDAENVYTGSLDHTLYALVSTGSFAWSYVTGGLIISSAVVSGGDIYIGSDDNALYKLLSTGSLVWTYRTGSNIVSSPAIGMSGNIYVGSYDDRLYAFTPDGILSWSYRTAGVIDSSPCATSTVYVGSNDNDVYAFTTDGALVWSYATGGAVYYSSPSGTDTVSIGSQDNSLYTFNTDGSLFWSYALTGDVEASPAISAQDIVYIGSDGGETYGLSPDGGLLWSYIGTGSVHMGPVIGASGEVYVGFGASTHNRLCRFQDPTPTPTPTPTATPFMPTPTPTCLQGLRVWLNKSSFNPGDTFEAWVSFSNTYMDWDGYLVFVRSGRTWSDVRGRLKRGVHPVVTNRLEIHNCWGPNKAFSIRVPRNAAGQYTLFVATLPWKTKPTYANAKYGPNSQLASATFRILIE, translated from the coding sequence ATGAAAAAAGCAGGAGAAGAAGTTGAGGCATCTACTGTTCTCACTGAAGTAAGATATGCAACGGCGCTTGTTGCGGTTGTTGTACTCTTGTGGAGCATAATCGGCTACGGGCAGGTTGAGCCATGGCCGATGTTGCATTATGATGCCCCCCACGGAGGGAAAAGCCCCGACAGTGGCCCCCGTATCCCAGCGCTGGCCTGGAGCTACAGCATAAGCGTTGCAGTTGATTCCTCAGCGGCAGTGAGCACCACCACGGTATATATCGGTTCCGCGGACAACAATCTCTACTCCTTCAGCTCGATTGGATCCTTCCTATGGAGCTACACATCGGCTGGAGATACTACATCAGCCGCAATAGCCACTGATTTGGTGTATATCACTTCAAGTGATAACAACCTCTACGGCATTACTAACTTGACCGGCCAACTCTCCTGGAGTTATGCAGCCGGCGGAGATATTGTTACCTCGCCGGTGCTGAGCTCGGCAGGGACAATATATTTTGGAGCCCTCGATGAGCGAGCCTACAGCATCAACTCTGATGGGTCGTTCCTGTGGAGCTACCGTAGCTCGCCAATTTATACTAACCCCGCCTTAGGCCTCGACAGGTTGTACGTCGGGAACGACAGCAATTCGCTCTTATGGCTCGATGCTTCTACCGGAGCACTCTTGGGCTCGGCTGGCGCCGGCACGGCATCGCTGGCGTTGGGCGCAACGGATAAGGTGTATTATGGTGCGGTAGATAATAATCTGTACAGCTTAAACTCCGATGGGACTACACGCTGGGTATTCCCGGTATCCGGGACCGCCTCGGTCTCCTCCATACCCGCCATAGGCACCGATAAGATATACGTGGGTTCCCAGGACAATAATCTCTACAGCGTGTTTGATTCGGATGGGCTCCTCTCGTGGAGTTATACCGCTGGCGGAGAGATCACTTCCTCGCCGGCGCTGGACTCAAGCGAGAGGGTGTACGTGGGTTCTCAGGACAATATTATGTACGGCATCAACTCAGATGGGACGCTGCTGTGGAGTTATACGACGCCCAACGGTATCGTTTCATCCCCGGCGATCAGCCCGGATACGGTCTATGTAGGTTCAGGTGATAACCGCCTCTACGTGATCGTCGAGGGACCAACAGAGACGCCGACGATCACACCGACGCCGACGATCACACCGACGCCCACGATCACAGACACCCCGACGATCACGCCCACTCCCACCGAAACGGAAACACCGACTCCCACGCCGCTTCCCGGGTACGTAGTTTCGGGAGCCAACTACGCTGACGCCAACGGGACGTACTGCAAGCAAGTTTTCAAATACAACGGATGCTACGTCTACCAGAAGGCGGGAACCGGACTCCAGATACGGTACGAGGGTGCGGGAGACGATTACTGGTACATGTACGACGGGGCATGGGGTCTGTGGCTGTACAAGATAGCCGCCGACGAGGACTGCTTCACCGACCTCACGGGCACGTGGAGCGATGCAGGCGGTGGACTGCCCGTGCCTGTCGTGGTCATGGGATGCGAGGACACGCCGACGCCGACCCCCACAGAGACGCCGACCCCTTACGAATCACTTCACCCCTGGCCGATGTTCCATCATGACGTGCGCCGCACGGGGAAGAGCGATTTGGATGGCCCTTCGAGCCCGATTTTGAAGTGGAGCTATAAAACGGGCGATGATTTATTCTCATCGCCAGCAGTAAGTTCAATCGGTAAGGTGTATACAGGTTCAGATGACAACAATCTCTACAGTTTTAAATCGGACGGTTCGCTGCTGTGGAGCTACACAACTGCGGATATAGTCCGTTCATCACCTGCGATAGGCATTGATACAGTTTGGGTTGGTTCTCAAGACAATCATTTATACTGCTTATTCCAAACTGGGTTACTCTCATGGAGCTATGAAACAGGATCTTGGATACGTTCATCACCGGCTATTAGCAACATCGGGACGGTATACGTGGGATCTGTGGATGACCGTCTTTATAAAATCGATTCCAATGGTTCATTACTGTGGAGCTATAAGGCTGGAATATACATAGGATACTCATCACCTGCGCTCAGTTTAGCTGATAAGGTGTATATCGGCAGTGAAGATAACCGTATTTACTGCTTGACTAACCAAGATGCCTTACTGTTTTGGAGCTATGAAACGGGCGACGAAATAGCTTCTTCCCCGGCATTAAGCTCGACTGATACAGTATACGTGGGCTCTCATGACAATCGGCTTTATAGTATTGACTCACTTGGCGCCTTATTGTGGAGCTATGAGACCGGGAATTATTTCGATTTGGCATCATCACCATCAATAAGTACTGATACGGTATGGATTGGGTCTACTGATAACCACATTTATTGCTTACGGCAGGATGGGAAATTATCATGGAGCTATGAAACCGGTGATAAAATATGGACTTCACCAACTATAGGTGCGGCAGATACAGTATACATAGGCTCTTCCGATGGGAATATCTACAGCATCGACTCCAGCGGTTCATTGTTGTGGTCATATATCATTGGATCGTGGATTGGTTCATCTGCTGCAATAGGTACCGACACTGTATATATTGGTTCTTACAGCAGTGCCTTGTACGTGATCACGCAACCCACGCCGGTCCCCCCTCCGCCCGAACATCCCTGGCCGATGTTCAGGCACGACCCGCTGCGCACCGGGGTAAGCCCGCTTAACGGTCCGGTGGGGCCAGTATTGTTGTGGAGCTATGTGATTAGCTTTACATCCGGTTTTGTCGATTCATCTCCGGCAGTAGGCTTAGACGGCCACATCTATATCGGATCGGACGACAACTCCATATTTAGCATCAGCGGCGATGGCGCGCTCATCTGGAGCTATGGAACGAGCGATGGTATAACATCTTCGCCTGCGATAGATGCCGAAAATGTCTACACGGGGTCTTTGGACCACACACTCTATGCCCTAGTCTCAACTGGTTCATTCGCATGGAGTTATGTAACCGGTGGACTCATTATCTCTTCGGCTGTGGTCAGCGGCGGGGACATTTATATCGGATCAGATGATAACGCGCTCTACAAGCTTCTCTCGACAGGATCTCTCGTGTGGACCTATAGGACGGGAAGCAATATCGTTTCCTCCCCTGCTATAGGGATGAGCGGAAATATATATGTGGGATCGTACGATGATAGACTGTACGCCTTTACGCCCGACGGTATATTATCCTGGAGTTATAGAACGGCCGGCGTTATAGACAGTTCCCCCTGTGCTACTTCAACCGTCTATGTAGGAAGTAACGATAACGATGTTTATGCGTTTACCACGGACGGAGCTCTCGTGTGGAGTTATGCGACAGGTGGCGCAGTGTATTATTCCTCTCCCTCCGGCACGGATACGGTATCAATAGGCTCCCAAGATAACAGCCTTTACACGTTCAATACAGACGGTTCTCTCTTCTGGAGTTATGCTCTCACGGGAGATGTCGAGGCCTCCCCCGCCATTTCGGCTCAAGATATAGTCTACATAGGCTCTGATGGCGGAGAAACCTATGGGCTGAGTCCAGATGGCGGCCTGTTGTGGAGCTACATTGGGACAGGTTCCGTCCATATGGGTCCCGTCATCGGCGCCTCTGGTGAAGTGTATGTAGGTTTCGGCGCATCTACTCATAACAGGCTGTGCCGGTTCCAGGATCCCACCCCGACTCCCACCCCGACGCCCACGGCAACACCGTTCATGCCCACCCCGACACCCACCTGCCTGCAAGGCTTGAGGGTGTGGCTGAACAAGAGCAGCTTCAATCCCGGAGACACCTTCGAAGCCTGGGTCAGCTTCAGCAATACCTATATGGACTGGGATGGGTACCTCGTGTTTGTAAGGAGCGGCAGGACCTGGTCGGATGTGAGGGGGAGGCTGAAACGCGGAGTGCACCCGGTGGTCACCAACAGGCTGGAGATTCATAATTGCTGGGGGCCGAACAAGGCATTCTCCATCCGAGTGCCGCGCAATGCCGCGGGCCAGTACACGCTCTTCGTGGCGACACTCCCCTGGAAGACCAAACCGACGTACGCGAACGCCAAGTACGGACCGAACAGCCAATTGGCGAGCGCCACGTTTAGAATCCTAATTGAGTGA
- a CDS encoding M4 family metallopeptidase: MRRRRGDVVILLAACISLCVLLSATPARGADRSLVSQLQRDAGGKARISYHSKTGLVSFLGTDLTHTIPQKSNLARGASSETVARAFIDDCGELFGIASQADELDLMRSQSASGGRSFVRFQQAYRGIPVFGGELIVQLDSKRNILSANGEIAPGITVDTIPEIGACEAAERATRAVAAWYSLDPGELIASDPELWIYNPVLVGRNRDMNSLVWRMDVSPARFETIKELVLVDAHLGVIALHFNQVNNVKNRSIYDNNNNPSAGLPGTGPVRVEGGPASGITDVDNAYDYAGYTYDFYKDYHDRDSLDNAGMQLVSTVRYCPSSLSCPYANAFWNGQQMTYGQGFASALDVVGHEMTHGVTEHESQLFYYMQSGAINESFSDIWGEFIELTYNPGPATDRWLLGEDSPLGAIRDMKNPPHFNDPDKMSSSNYYCGENDGGGVHTNSGVSNKVAYLITDGDTFNGYTVTGRGVIPTAQLFYEVQTNLFTSASDYQNLYDSLQQAAINLGWSAPDQQQVKNACDATEMNRQPDGCPAPEAPICDSGYLSDLFFDNMENTASKNWASATVVGTNEWYYPQNSNPYGFDATYATSGRYNIWGNDHYGTADYYIGMTRDVDLPAGNSYLHFNHAYAFDDYTSGTTKLFDGGVVEYSTDGGNSWQDAGSLFTDNGYSGIIGNSWNNPLGGRSAFVSESNGYISSRADLSLLAGQKVRVRFRIGTSDTSDPQRSSSAYGWFIDDVRIYVCSATPPAPTPTPPPPGLHVILNKESFNGGDLLTIDVSFSEAAMDWDGYLVFTGAAGVYSATGSRLQRGVHPIVRNAMEMHRPFVGKVLSMRVPHMPGSYALHCAILPAGIAPTLANARASYSQLAEVPFSILP; this comes from the coding sequence ATGCGCAGGCGCAGAGGGGATGTCGTAATCCTATTAGCGGCATGTATCAGCCTGTGCGTTCTTCTTTCGGCAACCCCTGCGCGAGGGGCTGATCGCTCCCTCGTTTCTCAATTGCAGCGCGATGCCGGAGGGAAGGCGCGCATATCCTACCATTCCAAAACCGGTCTGGTCAGTTTCCTCGGGACAGATTTGACACATACCATTCCGCAAAAAAGCAACCTCGCCCGTGGCGCCTCTTCCGAGACGGTCGCCCGGGCGTTCATTGACGACTGCGGTGAGCTGTTCGGCATCGCCAGTCAGGCTGATGAGCTTGACCTCATGCGTTCACAGTCAGCTTCCGGGGGGCGCTCCTTTGTCCGATTCCAGCAGGCGTATCGCGGCATCCCCGTGTTCGGCGGCGAGTTGATCGTCCAGCTCGACTCGAAGAGAAACATCCTCTCGGCGAACGGCGAGATAGCGCCGGGGATCACGGTGGATACCATTCCGGAGATAGGCGCCTGCGAGGCTGCTGAAAGGGCGACGCGCGCGGTTGCCGCATGGTACTCCCTTGACCCTGGTGAGCTCATCGCGAGCGATCCGGAGCTCTGGATATATAACCCGGTACTGGTGGGGCGGAATCGCGACATGAACTCCCTCGTCTGGCGCATGGATGTCTCTCCCGCGCGTTTCGAGACAATAAAAGAACTGGTCCTCGTGGATGCCCACCTCGGTGTCATCGCCCTGCACTTCAACCAGGTCAACAATGTTAAGAATCGGTCCATCTATGACAACAACAACAACCCTTCTGCGGGATTGCCGGGAACGGGTCCGGTGCGCGTCGAGGGGGGGCCAGCGTCAGGGATCACAGACGTGGATAACGCCTACGATTACGCTGGATACACCTACGACTTTTACAAAGACTACCATGATCGGGACAGCCTGGACAACGCCGGGATGCAACTCGTGAGCACCGTGAGATACTGCCCTTCCTCCCTATCCTGTCCTTATGCCAACGCCTTCTGGAATGGTCAGCAGATGACATACGGCCAGGGCTTCGCCTCGGCACTGGATGTTGTCGGCCATGAGATGACTCACGGCGTCACCGAGCATGAATCGCAGCTCTTTTACTATATGCAGTCAGGCGCCATCAACGAGTCGTTCTCTGACATCTGGGGGGAATTTATCGAGTTGACGTACAACCCGGGTCCCGCGACCGACCGCTGGCTCCTCGGGGAGGATTCCCCCCTCGGTGCGATTCGGGACATGAAGAATCCGCCCCATTTCAACGATCCGGATAAGATGAGCAGCAGCAACTATTACTGCGGGGAGAACGACGGGGGGGGAGTCCATACCAACAGCGGTGTCTCCAACAAAGTTGCCTATCTCATCACTGACGGCGATACCTTCAACGGCTACACGGTGACAGGGCGCGGCGTCATTCCAACGGCACAGCTCTTCTATGAGGTCCAGACCAACCTCTTCACCTCAGCGAGCGACTACCAGAACCTCTATGATTCCCTACAACAGGCGGCAATCAATCTCGGCTGGAGCGCTCCCGATCAGCAGCAGGTCAAGAACGCCTGTGACGCGACAGAGATGAACCGGCAGCCGGATGGATGCCCCGCGCCCGAGGCGCCCATCTGTGACTCAGGCTACCTCAGTGACCTGTTCTTTGACAATATGGAGAATACCGCGAGCAAGAACTGGGCTTCAGCGACGGTTGTGGGAACCAATGAATGGTACTATCCACAGAACTCGAACCCCTACGGGTTTGACGCCACCTACGCCACCTCAGGCCGCTACAATATCTGGGGCAATGATCATTACGGTACGGCTGATTACTATATCGGCATGACCAGGGACGTGGATCTACCGGCGGGGAATTCCTACCTGCACTTCAACCACGCCTACGCCTTCGATGACTATACGAGCGGCACGACCAAGCTCTTCGACGGTGGAGTGGTCGAGTACAGCACGGACGGCGGCAACTCATGGCAGGACGCCGGCTCACTCTTCACCGACAACGGATACAGTGGTATCATCGGAAACTCATGGAACAATCCACTCGGCGGCCGATCCGCCTTCGTGAGCGAGAGCAACGGCTACATCTCCAGCCGCGCCGATCTGAGCTTGCTGGCGGGCCAGAAGGTGCGCGTGCGCTTCCGCATCGGCACGAGCGATACCAGCGACCCCCAGCGCTCCAGCTCTGCCTACGGCTGGTTCATTGACGACGTCCGCATCTACGTGTGCAGTGCGACTCCCCCGGCTCCCACGCCGACCCCTCCCCCACCGGGCCTGCACGTGATATTGAACAAGGAGAGTTTCAATGGAGGAGACCTGCTTACCATTGATGTCTCCTTCAGTGAAGCAGCCATGGACTGGGACGGCTATCTGGTCTTCACGGGTGCGGCGGGGGTGTATTCGGCTACGGGAAGCAGGTTGCAGCGGGGGGTGCATCCGATTGTCAGGAATGCCATGGAAATGCATCGGCCTTTTGTGGGAAAAGTACTATCCATGCGCGTCCCGCACATGCCGGGCTCCTATGCCCTCCATTGCGCGATACTCCCCGCCGGCATAGCGCCGACACTGGCAAATGCGAGGGCGAGCTACAGTCAGTTGGCCGAGGTACCTTTCAGCATCTTACCTTAG
- a CDS encoding PD-(D/E)XK nuclease family protein, with product MKRIALSPSALSLFSDCPLCFWLDKNKGIKRPRGIFPSLPGGMDSAIKAYFDKYRTRGELPPEIAGKVRGRLFPEREILGRWRSWRTTELRYEDPALDAVLSGALDDCLVEDGFYIPVDYKTRGYDLKEDPAIYYQTQLDCYCLILESSGYRTGGFAYLIYYWPAEVRENGVVKFNVRPMKIETKIESAKETFQDAVRVLRSPIPKAAGACDYCALVAQRKI from the coding sequence ATGAAGCGGATTGCATTGTCTCCATCTGCATTGAGCCTTTTCAGTGACTGCCCGCTCTGTTTCTGGCTCGATAAAAACAAGGGGATAAAGCGGCCGCGGGGGATCTTCCCCTCATTGCCGGGGGGTATGGATTCTGCGATCAAAGCATACTTCGACAAGTACCGCACGAGGGGAGAGCTGCCCCCGGAGATAGCCGGCAAGGTGAGAGGGAGGCTTTTCCCCGAGCGTGAAATTCTGGGGAGGTGGCGGAGCTGGAGGACCACGGAACTGCGCTACGAGGATCCCGCGCTGGACGCGGTGCTCTCGGGCGCCCTGGACGATTGTCTCGTTGAGGACGGCTTCTACATCCCCGTGGACTATAAAACGAGGGGCTATGACCTTAAAGAAGATCCAGCGATCTACTACCAAACCCAACTCGACTGCTACTGCCTGATACTGGAATCGAGCGGCTATAGGACAGGCGGTTTCGCCTATCTCATCTACTACTGGCCGGCGGAGGTCAGGGAAAACGGGGTCGTGAAATTCAACGTCAGGCCGATGAAGATCGAGACGAAGATCGAATCCGCGAAAGAGACGTTTCAGGACGCCGTGCGTGTGCTCCGCTCGCCGATTCCAAAAGCGGCGGGCGCGTGCGATTACTGCGCGCTGGTCGCACAGCGTAAAATCTAA